Proteins co-encoded in one Chryseobacterium foetidum genomic window:
- a CDS encoding tetratricopeptide repeat protein — protein sequence MELFKSNILLFSYGTNAFDRLGEIYLELGNFELTVKNYQKALQINPDNTHAKEIISEIKKKVKLLNAYIIIDRRSFI from the coding sequence TTGGAATTATTCAAATCAAATATTTTGCTCTTTTCCTATGGGACTAATGCCTTTGATCGTTTAGGAGAAATCTATCTGGAGCTGGGGAATTTTGAACTGACCGTGAAAAACTATCAAAAGGCCCTGCAAATAAATCCGGACAATACTCATGCTAAAGAAATTATAAGCGAAATCAAAAAAAAAGTGAAGTTATTAAATGCTTACATCATTATTGATCGCAGGTCTTTTATTTAA